Proteins encoded together in one Henckelia pumila isolate YLH828 unplaced genomic scaffold, ASM3356847v2 CTG_477:::fragment_3, whole genome shotgun sequence window:
- the LOC140872899 gene encoding large ribosomal subunit protein bL31c-like — MLLLRKVSIQDNGHHQKMKQVQGCGLIVGRNDMWCSCRKKDIHLQFHEYLKVYCNGELVMTTGGTKKEYVVDVWCGNHPFYLESRLQLLIDADQVEKFRKKFSGLSQIMEIHVLKGDIILPPKKKSGKGKKK; from the exons ATGCTACTGCTCCGTAAGGTGAGCATTCAAGACAACGGACATCATCAGAAAATGAAGCAAGTCCAAGGATGTG GATTGATTGTGGGTAGGAATGACATGTGGTGTAGCTGCAGGAAAAAGGATATCCACCTGCAATTCCATGAATATTTGAAGGTGTACTGTAATGGTGAGTTGGTGATGACTACCGGTGGAACCAAGAAAGAATACGTGGTTGATGTGTGGTGTGGGAACCACCCATTTTATCTGGAAAGCCGATTGCAGCTTCTTATTGATGCTGATCAAGTTGAAAAATTCCGAAAGAAATTTAGTGGGCTATCGCAGATTATGGAGATTCATGTGCTCAAGGGAGATATTATCCTTCCTCCTAAGAAGAAGTCTGGAAAAGGCAAAAAGAAGTAG
- the LOC140872880 gene encoding uncharacterized protein, which produces MAGELEMLKQKIQKMENTDPRESSRVKSLGCPFSPEIIGEPLPVYFKSAKIKEYDGSTDPEEHVTRFENVVMLHCYGDQIKCKVFLTTLVDSAQRWFENLEESSIKTFKKFRKVFLQHFSSSKRYKKTTLSLFEIKQLNEESLRSYIKKFNRVALEVRVCASETKITAFTQGLKKREFFRSLVKRAPRYFEDLLARAEKYINMEEAQRQKREKDKKEGHMEKGNQSSQRGRRQDPPGRLATYAPHRISRDQGVHLCEENAQPLPQKRPGKYCSVHRVNTHDTNECRRLIVE; this is translated from the coding sequence ATGGCGGGAGAACTGGAGATGCTGaaacaaaaaatacaaaaaatggaGAACACGGACCCGCGGGAATCTTCGCGGGTCAAAAGTTTGGGTTGCCCTTTCTCCCCGGAGATCATTGGGGAGCCACTGCCGGTCTATTTCAAATCGGCCAAAATCAAGGAGTATGATGGCAGCACCGATCCAGAGGAGCATGTGACTCGATTTGAAAATGTGGTCATGTTACATTGTTATGGCGATCAAATCAAGTGCAAGGTATTTTTGACTACCTTGGTGGATTCCGCTCAAAGGTGGTTCGAAAATTTGGAAGAAAGTAGTATTAAAACTTTCAAAAAATTCCGGAAAGTCTTTTTACAACACTTCAGCAGCAGCAAGCGGTATAAAAAGACTACCCTCAGCCTCTTTGAGATAAAGCAGCTGAACGAGGAATCTTTAAGATCTTATATTAAGAAGTTCAATAGAGTGGCCCTTGAGGTACGTGTGTGTGCTTCGGAAACCAAAATCACCGCCTTCACACAGGGACTTAAAAAAAGAGAATTCTTCCGATCTTTAGTCAAGAGGGCTCCCCGATACTTTGAGGACCTCTTGGCTCGAGCCGAGAAATATATCAATATGGAGGAAGCCCAGCGACAGAAGAGGGAGAAAGACAAGAAGGAAGGACACATGGAGAAAGGAAACCAGAGTAGTCAGAGGGGAAGAAGACAGGATCCACCGGGGAGGCTCGCCACCTATGCTCCTCACAGGATATCCCGGGATCAAGGGGTCCATCTGTGTGAGGAGAATGCCCAACCATTGCCCCAAAAAAGGCCAGGAAAATATTGCTCGGTACATCGAGTAAACACCCACGACACCAATGAGTGTCGGAGGCTCATAGTGGAATAG
- the LOC140872878 gene encoding uncharacterized protein encodes MSGVGVYLEKHCLPIWFTPEARLGQWEAISGKTRLFGAGKIWVEEIPDVLWAYRNTPRTATWETPFSLVYGPEAVIPVKIGQISSRVKAYQEGETMDRTQDLDLIKEKRERPAIRMEAYRGRIMKAFNQKIKSRDFQIGELVLKKVNPAVEVRKLKAKWEGPYKIIRRVGKNAWYLEDNQGKVLQRPWNTMHLKSYYS; translated from the exons ATGAGCGGTGTTGGGGTTTATTTGGAAAAACATTGTTTGCCGATTTGGTTTACCCCGGAAGCTCGTCTCGGACAATGGGAGGCAATTTCAGGGAAG ACTCGACTTTTTGGTGCTGGTAAGATCTGGGTGGAAGAGATTCCAGACGTACTATGGGCTTATCGTAATACCCCCAGGACGGCCACATGGGAAACACCTTTCAGCTTGGTCTATGGGCCTGAGGCTGTGATTCCGGTGAAGATCGGACAGATATCCTCCCGGGTAAAAGCCTACCAAGAAGGAGAAACCATGGACCGGACACAGGATCTAGACCTGATCAAGGAAAAAAGAGAACGGCCCGCTATACGAATGGAAGCTTATCGGGGCAGGATAATGAAGGCTTTCAATCAAAAGATCAAGTCCCGGGACTTCCAGATAGGAGAACTGGTGTTGAAGAAGGTTAACCCAGCAGTAGAGGTAAGAAAGCTGAAAGCAAAATGGGAAGGACCCTACAAAATCATTCGGAGAGTAGGGAAGAACGCTTGGTATCTGGAAGACAACCAGGGCAAAGTACTACAGAGGCCCTGGAACACTATGCATCTTAAGTCTTATTATTCTTAA
- the LOC140872879 gene encoding uncharacterized protein translates to MPRPDVPRINRPDPPKAQEGTPRRPDKEPREGSSKGVINMISGGSTDGDSNRARKSWNKREILGIEARRIDPCPIITFGPGDLEGVCLTHNDPLFIWARVANYDVRRVFVDLGSSVNVIFQAAFEQMNLQGCEINPVKTSLYGFAGYTVWPRGELWLPITLGSDDIKRTVMTLFTVVEAPSSYNVILGRPALNAFMVVASAYHQKIKFPVGNRVDEVKGDQHSSRWCMQIPSGWIIKGPGEGGKRRCQTGGRATYQRMMDKVFQSQLGRNVEVYVDDILVKSRTRDHFISNLEETFGTLRRYGVKLNPAKCVFGVKSGKFLGFVVTERGIEVNPEKVKILREIPSPSSVREVQRLTGRITALSRFIARSAHRSHPLFQVLRKAQRFGWSEDCERAFQELKEHLANFPILVKPKPGERYGFIFP, encoded by the exons ATGCCACGGCCTGACGTCCCACGGATCAATAGGCCCGACCCTCCAAAAGCCCAGGAAGGGACACCTCGGAGGCCAGACAAAGAGCCCCGAGAGGGATCTTCCAAGGGGGTGATTAACATGATTTCGGGAGGATCCACTGATGGAGACTCTAATAGGGCTCGAAAATCTTGGAATAAAAGAGAAATCCTGGGAATAGAGGCCCGGAGGATAGATCCATGTCCAATCATTACATTTGGGCCGGGGGATTTGGAAGGAGTGTGTCTGACTCACAACGACCCTTTATTTATTTGGGCTCGAGTTGCTAATTATGATGTAAGAAGGGTGTTTGTGGATTTGGGGAGTTCTGTGAATGTCATCTTCCAGGCGGCATTCGAGCAAATGAACTTGCAGGGGTGTGAGATCAATCCTGTGAAAACATCTTTGTATGGGTTCGCGGGATATACCGTTTGGCCTAGAGGAGAATTATGGTTGCCAATCACCTTAGGATCGGACGATATAAAGAGGACTGTCATGACCCTCTTTACCGTGGTGGAAGCCCCATCTTCCTACAATGTTATCCTAGGAAGACCGGCCCTAAATGCCTTTATGGTTGTTGCTTCGGCATACCACCAGAAGATCAAATTTCCAGTGGGCAATCGAGTGGACGAAGTAAAGGGAGATCAACATTCTTCCCGGTGGTGTATGCAGATACCGTCCGGGTGGATAATAAAAGGCCCGGGGGAAGGAGGGAAGAGACGTTGCCAGACGGGAGGAA GAGCCACATATCAAAGGATGATGGACAAGGTTTTCCAAAGCCAATTGGGCAGGAATGTGGAGGTATACGTGGATGATATTTTGGTGAAGTCCCGGACCCGAGATCATTTTATCTCTAACTTGGAAGAAACTTTTGGTACCTTACGAAGGTACGGGGTGAAGCTTAACCCGGCTAAATGCGTGTTCGGGGTTAAAAGTGGGAAGTTTTTGGGATTTGTAGTAACCGAGAGAGGAATAGAGGTAAATCCGGAGAAAGTAAAGATCTTAAGGGAGATTCCATCACCCTCATCCGTCAGGGAGGTGCAGCGGTTGACCGGGAGAATCACCGCCTTGTCTCGTTTCATTGCTCGATCTGCCCATCGAAGTCATCCCTTATTTCAGGTATTGAGGAAGGCTCAAAGGTTTGGATGGAGTGAGGATTGTGAACGAGCTTTCCAGGAGTTGAAGGAACATCTGGCAAATTTTCCCATCTTGGTTAAACCCAAACCCGGGGAGAGGTATGGGTTTATATTTCCATAA
- the LOC140872847 gene encoding thiamine-repressible mitochondrial transport protein THI74-like → MGWEYKAGLGMIGAFVLIWVTSAEVTQKIFAEYRQPFALTYVWISLMAIFLPLSFGKDCICKLLEKKWLKNICGDNSISDSSGAQDVPLRFNERWHDSEGALQHYLLTDKSLSETEAGQPLLLFKNEEDEFLLLEERLKLSSWEVIKYSLYLTPLWFITEYFSNSALAYTSVASTTVITSTSGLFTLFFGAVIGKDSVNMTKIAAVLISMAGVAMTTAGKTWATDEILSTSEMRQHSITGGIFGLLSAVLYGLFTVLLKKSAGSKGDKVEVQKVFGYIGLFTFLGLWWLAFPFNSLGIEPNFKFPSSASMCELVLLNGLVGSVLSDYLWALAVVWTTPLVATLGMSLTIPIAMVADMLVHGRRYSAIYILGCVQVFTGFIIANQS, encoded by the exons ATGGGCTGGGAGTACAAAGCTGGGTTGGGGATGATCGGAGCTTTTGTACTGATATGGGTTACTTCCGCGGAGGTCACTCAG AAAATTTTTGCGGAATACAGACAACCCTTTGCTCTCACATATGTGTGGATATCTTTAATGGCGATATTTCTTCCCTTGTCATTCGGCAAAGATTGCATTTGCAAATTATTGGAGAAGAAATGGCTTAAAAACATATGTGGCGACAATAGTATCTCAGATTCATCTGGTGCACAAGATGTTCCTCTCCGATTCAACGAGAGATGGCATGATTCAGAGGGAGCTTTGCAACACTACTTATTGACAGATAAGAGTTTAAGTGAAACAGAAGCTGGACAACCATTATTATTGTTCAAGAATGAGGAAGATGAATTCCTCTTGCTTGAAGAGAGGCTCAAGCTTAGCTCATGGGAAGTTATAAAATACAGCCTTTATCTCACTCCTTTATGGTTTATAACGGAG TATTTTTCAAATTCTGCACTGGCGTACACTAGTGTAGCGAGCACAACTGTCATAACATCAACATCGGGACTCTTCACGCTTTTCTTTGGAGCGGTAATAGGAAAGGATTCTGTTAATATGACAAAAATTGCTGCCGTTCTGATAAGTATGGCTGGTGTTGCAATGACTACTGCAGGGAAAACCTGGGCCACTGATGAAATCCTTAGTACATCTGA GATGAGACAACATTCCATCACTGGGGGCATCTTTGGTCTTCTCTCTGCAGTATTATATGGCTTATTTACAG TGCTACTCAAGAAATCTGCTGGATCAAAAGGAGACAAGGTTGAGGTGCAGAAGGTCTTTGGATATATAGGATTGTTTACTTTCTTAGGCCTTTGGTGGCTTG CATTCCCATTTAATTCATTGGGAATAGAGCCAAATTTCAAGTTTCCAAGTTCAGCATCCATGTGCGAACTTGTTCTGCTTAATGGTCTTGTGGGGAGTGTTTTATCAGACTACCTATG GGCTCTTGCTGTAGTTTGGACAACCCCTCTAGTGGCAACTTTGGGCATGTCCTTGACCATACCCATAGCCATGGTAGCAGATATGTTAGTTCATGGCCGTCGTTACTCTGCCATCTATATCTTGGGATGCGTTCAG GTATTTACTGGATTTATAATAGCTAACCAATCTTGA